The genomic DNA ATACTAAGTACACCTATATGCATCCACACCGGAGTGTTTTGGCTCCCTTATGATGCTTTTTCTTCAAAACAAGCAAGAAAAGTACCGAAAACAAGCAGAAATGATCACAGACATCCCCATCTTGCACCTTTCAACATCCGGATGTATGGGGCGGTTACACCCGGATGTTTCTGCTCCGGACACCCGGATGTATGGAAACAAAACATACCAACTAATTGATTAATCTATGCTTATATTGCAAAACAAAGACTATGACTTTCAGAAAACCGGTGATACATAAGTGATAGACAAATATGGCATCTATCACTCCTACGCACCATGATTATCAAAACCCGCATGGTAAAGTGTGATAGAGTGACAGAGGATTCCGCAAAAACAAGTTCTGCAACCAAGCCCTGTCTCTCTTATTCTCCTACCTTTATTTCCACGATTGCATCCGGCAGGCCTTCCGCCGTAGCTTTCAACCGGATGGTGCCTGCCTTGCCCGTGTTTTGTATGACCGCCATTGCTTTTCCGTAGAAAGCGTGGCGTTCCGGTTTCTTAAGGCTGACGGGATCATTCTGATCTCCGTTATCTGTCCCGGCGATAAAGCCGTCCCCCTCAACCGTAAAGCGAAGCAGGTTGTCGGCATACGGCACCAAGTTTCCGTCTTTGTCCTGTATTTCCACGGTCACGAATGAAAGATCCGTGCCATCGGCGTGCAAGGCGGAACGATCGGGGATCAGCATGATCCGGGCAGGCTCGCCGGCCGTACGGATCTCACGTGTAAGCACTTCCTTGCCGTCCCTACGGGAAACGGCTTTCAACGTACCCGGCGTAAAAGGAACCCGCCAGCAGACATGGAAAGCATCGTCCGGCTTGCTCTTGACACCCAGGCTCTCGCCGTTCAGGAAAAGCTCCACTTCGTCCGCCCGGTTATAGTAGGCCCAGACATCGACAGTCTCTCCCTTTTTCCAGTTCCAGTGCGGGAAAAGGTGAAGAACCGGCGTGTCGGTCCATTCGCTCTGGTACATATAATAGACATCTTTCGGAATACCTGCCAAGTCGACAATACCGAAGAAACTGCTACGGCTCGGCCACCAGTAAGGTGTCGGTTCACCCAGATAGTCGAAGCCCGTCCAGATAAACATACCTGAAACATAAGGTAGCCGCTTGACTTCCCGCCAAGTCACCTCATGGGTCGAGCCCCAAGGTACATGGCAGTTGTCATAAGCCGAGCAAAGGTGTTCGGGACGATCGAACCGTTCCCGCCAGGTGTTCGGCCAGACATACATCGAATCGGAGGGCATCTGGTAGTAGCCGCGTGTCATCAGGGCGGAAGTAGACTCGCTTACAATTAACGTCTTGCCCGGAAAATTCTGCGGAAACGGTTCGTAATTCTTTTCGTGATAGTTGAATCCCAATACATCCAATGCATTCGAACGAAAGATCAGGTTACCCGGTGTCGCCTCGTTGTTGGCTGCAGTGACAGGGCGCGTCTTATCCAGGCGCTTGACGATCGCCGCCAGCGAATGGGCGATCAATCCCTGTACGCTCATGGCGGTATCGGACAAGATCTTGTCATCCACCGGATGGCCTGCATTGAGGATCAGGTTGGCGGCTTCGAGACTGAGGGTGTCGGCATCGGCATGTTGCCATTGCTCCAGTACTTCGTTTCCAATGCTCCACATAAAGACGGACGGATGGTTACGGTCGCGCAGGACCTGGTCTGTCAAGTCCTTTTCATGCCATTCGTCAAAATACTGGGCATAGTCGTACGGTGATTTCCGTTTCCGCCACATATCGAAAGCCTCGTCCTGTACCAGCAATCCGATCCGGTCACAGATGTCGAGCAGTTCGGGTGCCGGCGGGTTATGGCTGGTGCGGACGGCATTGGCCCCCATGTCTTTCATCATTTGCAGTTGACGTTCGAGTGCCCTCGGATTGACCGCGCTTCCGAGGCATCCCAAGTCATGATGCAGGCAGACGCCCAATATTTTGGTCGGTTCTCCGTTCAAGGAGAATCCCGTATGCTCGTCCCAATCGAATTTGCGTATGCCGAATGTGGTTCGATAGCGATCCGTCAATTTATTGCCGACTCTCACCTCGGTTATGGCGGTGTACAGATAAGGATTCCGGACGCTCCATAGTTCAGGATAGAACATTTCTATCGTGTGTGTAACGATTTTCTTCCCTCCTGCGGCTATCTCGGCCGGGGAGGATATCCGGTAGAGGGTCTTTCCTTCCTTGTCTTGTATCAGGGTAGAAACTTCCACGGTCACATCGGATGCCTCGTTTTTCAAAGTCGTTTCAATCTCGACCGTACTCTTGTCCGCATTCATGACCGGAGTAGTGATGTTTGTCCCCCAATTGTCCACATGGACTTGTCCGGTTTTCACCAACCATACATTCCGGTAAATGCCGGACCCTGAATACCAACGGGAATTAGGCTGGTCGCTGTTATCGGCCTGGACAACCAAGACATTCTCCTCCTTTCCATAATTCAGATACGGTGTCAGATCATAACGGAACGAAACATATCCGTTGGGACGAAAACCTAGCAAATGTCCGTTCAGCCAGACTCTACTGTTCCGGTAAACGCCGTCGAAATCAATATAGATCACTTTTCCCTTGTCGCTTTCAGACAGTTTGAAGTGTTTCCGGTACCACCCCATTCCACCGGGCAGCGCACCGCCTCCGGGAGTTGCCGGGTTATCGAGAGAAAAATCCGCCTCGATGCTCCAGTCGTGAGGCAAGTTCAGGACTCGCCAATTGCTGTCATCCGTATCGGGAGCGGACGCATTGGCTTGTTTTTCAGTCAGGGCAAAGCGCCATTCTTTGTTGAAGGATATTCTTTCACGCCCTTTTTCCCGTGTGGCACATGCAGTAAGGAACAGACAGACCAAGGCAAATACGGATAGTCTCATACGTGTACAGTTAACTCGTTTATATTATACAAAGGTAATACAAAAGAGACTAAAAAATGAGGGAAGAACATACAAAATAAAGGGGTATATCGTTATAATATCATACATTTGTAGGGATGAACCCGGTTTGTTCATCTTCAAAAAAGAAAGATAAAACTATGGCAGCAAAGAAAGACAGAGTGCTTTGGGCAGACGATGAGATAGATTTGTTAAAGCCCCACATCCTTTTCCTGCAGGACAAGGGATATGAAGTGATTCCGGTAATCAGCGGGCAGGACGCCATCGAATGCTGTAAGGAAGAATCGTTCGACATTATTTTTCTGGACGAGAATATGCCGGGGCTTACCGGATTGGAAACATTGGCGCAGATCAAGGCGATCAATCCCGATGTCCCTGTCGTCATGGTGACCAAGAGCGAGGAAGAAAGCATCATGAACCAGGCTATCGGTAACAAGATCGCCGATTACCTGATCAAACCGGTCAATCCGAACCAGCTGCTCTTGTCTATCAAGAAGAATGTCCACAAGAACGTAATCATATCCGAAACAACGACTGTCGGCTATCAGCAGGAGTTTGGGCGTATCGGCATGCAGATCAACGACTCACTGACAACCGATGACTGGATGGAGGTATACAAGAAGCTCGTCTATTGGGAAATCGAATTGGAAAACAGCCAAGTTCCGATGACCGACATGCTGCGCATGCAGAAACAGGAAGCAAACAACGCATTCGGTAAATTTGTCAAAAAGAATTACGTGGACTGGATTCAGCATCCTGAAATCCGTCCGCTGATGAGCCCGGATTTGTTTAAAAAGAAAGTATTCCCGATGCTCGACAACGGGGATAAGGTATTCTTCATCCTGATCGATAATTTCCGTCTCGACCAGTGGCGCGAAGTAAAAGATCTGCTTGCCGAATACTATACGTTCGACGAAAGCCTGTACTACAGCATCCTTCCGACCGCCACACAATATGCCCGCAACTCGATCTTCTCCGGGCTGATGCCCTTGCAGATCGAAAAGATGTTTCCGGAACTTTGGGTGGACGAGGACAGCGAGGAAGGGAAAAACCTGAATGAAGCACCGCTTATCCAAACGCAGATCGAGCGGTTCCGTAAGAAATATACGTTCTCCTACCATAAGGTACATGATTCGCAGTATAACGACAAATTGCTGAATATCGTTCCTTCCCTCCTTCATAACCAGCTGAATGTGGTGGTACTGAACTTTGTCGATATGCTGTCCCACGCCCGTACCGAAAACAAGATGATCCGCGAACTGGCCCAGAGCGAAGCGGCCTATCGCAGCCTGACACGCTCCTGGTTCCAGCATTCGGGCACGCTGGAACTTTTCAAGCGTATCGCCGGAAAAGGGTATAAAGTGATCGTTACGACCGACCACGGTACTATCCGCGTCGATAATCCGGAGAAAGTGATAGGTGATAAGAATACAAATACCAACCTGCGCTATAAGGTGGGCAAGAACTTGAATTATAATCCGAAGGACGTGTTTGACATCCGCTTTCCCGACAAAGCGGGGTTACCTTCCCCAAACCTGAGCAGCAAATATATCTTTGCGATGAACAACGATTTTTTCGCTTATCCGAACAACTATAACTATTACGTTTCTTATTATAAGAATACATTCCAGCACGGTGGTATTTCAATGGAGGAAATGCTGATTCCTTTCATCACGATGACGGTAAAATGATTGACAACTGCAAAATAATTGGCAATTGGCAATTGTTAATTGCCAATTGTTTTAACTTTGCAACCATAAACACCAATTGCCGATTGCCAATTCTCTTTCTCTCTGAATTGTCAATTGCCAATTATCAATTATCAAAGCTATGCGTACAATTAAAATCGAAAGTTTAGATACGATCCGCCAAGCAGCCAAAGAGTTTATTGCCGGGATGGACGACCGTACCGTATTCGCATTCCGAGGGAATATGGGAGCAGGGAAAACGACTTTCATCAAGGCTATCTGTGAAGAGTTAGGCGTGGAGGATGTCATCAACAGCCCAACGTTCGCCATTATCAACGAATATCGCAGTAGCGAAACCGGTGAGCTGATCTATCATTTTGACTTCTACCGCATCAACAAACCTAGCGAAGCGGAAGATATAGGCACGGAAGATTATTTCTATAGCGGTGCCCTCTGCTTTATCGAATGGCCGGAAAAGATCGAAGATTTATTGCCGGGTGACGTCGTGGAAGTTGCCATCACAGAGAACCCTGACGGTTCCCGCACCGTAGAAGTGAAATAAGATGGAACCTACCGAATATTTTATCCTGATACTCTTTATCGCATTAGGGATATTCTCGGTTATCGCTGCGATCCTGAATCTCGACTGGTATTTCCAGACCAGCGGAGCCATGACATTCGTCAGGTGGCTAGGACGCAAAGGCGCCCGTATTTTCTATGCTCTTTTGGGATTAGGATTGATTGCTTGTGGAGTGGCAGGACTTATCTTCTGGAATTGATAACGGGCAATTGACCAGTGACAATTCGAAATGTAACGAACCGGCCAAAGGTCGAACAAAATTGTCAATGGTCAATTGTTCAGACCAGTGCAAAGTCCAGCTGTTTCCTTTCCAGGTTAGCTTGTGCTACTTTTACAGTGATGGCATCTCCTAACCGGTAAATGCGCTTTGTTCTACGACCGAGCAGGCAATAGTTCTTGTCGTCAAACTCGTAATAGTCGTCATCGAGGTCACGGATCGGGACAAGCCCTTCACATTTGTTATCATTCAGCTCCACATACAATCCCCATTCGGTGACACCGGATACGACACCATCGAACACCTGTCCCAATTTATCTTTCATAAACTCGACCTGCTTGTACTTGATGGACGAACGTTCGGCATTTGAAGCCACCATTTCCATCTCGGAGCAATGTTTACAATACTCTTCATATTTGTTCTTTATCACACTACGGCCACCTGCCAGATAGCGTTCCAGCAAACGGTGCACCATCATATCAGGATAACGGCGGATAGGAGAAGTGAAGTGTGTATAATAATCCATTGCCAACCCGTAGTGACCGATATTATCCGTCGTATAGTGGGCTTTCTGCATGGAACGGATAGCCAAAGTCTCCACCAGATTTTCTTCCGGTTTACCCTGTACACTATCCAACAATTTATTGATCCCTTTGGATATATCCGTTTTCGTCCCTTCCGTACGCATTTTGTAACCGAAACGGCTAATGAATGCGGAAAAATCTCTTAGTTTCTCAGGGTCCGGCTGTTCATGGATACGATAGACAAACGTTTTCTTTGTCTTATTCTTACTCTTTCCAATAAACTCGGCTACCGTACGGTTTGCCAATAACATGAATTCTTCGATCAGTTTATTGGCTTCCTTCGATTCTTTAATGTAAGTTCCCAACGGCTTACCGTTCTCATCTATATCGAATTTGACTTCGTAACGGTCGAAAGCAATTGCTCCGTCCTTGAAGCGGCGGTCGCGCAATTTTTGTGCCAGGCCGTTAAGTGCCAGGATTTCTTCTTTATATTCACCCTCCCCGGTTTCGATGACAGCCTGAGCCTCTTCGTAAGTGAAGCGACGGTCGCTCTTGATAATGGTACGGGTGATATGAGACTGTTGGATTTCGGCATTCTTATTCAGCTCGAAAATCACGGAAAAACAAAGTTTCTCTTCATTCGGGCGGAGCGAACAGATCTGGTTGCACAAGCGTTCCGGCAACATCGGAATGGTGCGGTCCACAAGATAAACAGATGTCGCACGGCTGAAAGCTTCCCGGTCTATCAGGCTTTCCGGTTTAACGTAGTAGGTCACGTCGGCGATATGAACGCCAACTTCCCAATTGCCATTATCCAGCTTACGGGCGGAAAGGGCATCATCGAAATCCTTAGCGTCTTTCGGGTCGATCGTGAAAGTCGTGACGCCACGGAAATCCTCACGCTTGGCAATTTCCTCTTCCGGGATTGCATCCGATATCTTTTCTGCGGCCTTTTCAACGTTAGCCGGATATTTATATGGTAGATCGAACTCAGCCAAGATAGCATTCATCTCCGCATCGTTGTCACCGGCAGTCCCCAGGATATCGACCACCTCACCCAACGGGTTCTTGGCCTCTTCCGGCCATTCGGTGATACGGACGATCGCTTTGTCGCCGCTCTTGCCGCCTTTCAGTTTGTCTTTCGGAATAAAGATGTCGTTTGCAAGCGTCTTGTCTTCCGTAATAAGGAAAGCAAAACCTCTGGTCACCTGTAATTTACCTGTGATCAAGCGTCGCTGGCTTTCCAGTATCTCGATAACCTCGCCTTCCGGGTCAGCCCCTTTTCTCTTGGCATGAAGTTGTATTTTCACCTTATCACCGTTAAGCGCATGTGCGGAATTTCGCTCTGCCACAAAAATCGGTGTCCCGCCATCTTCGGGGATAAAAGAGTTCTTACCATTCTGACGACGCATAAAGGTTCCGACAGCAGTCGTTCCCCAATCATTGTAACGGTAGCGTCCCCTGTCTATTTCAGAAATGAAGTTGTCGGAAGAAAGATCATACAGGATATCCACTACCTGCAACTTCTGCACTTGATTGGTAACTCCTATCATACTGCTGATTTGCCGATAGTTAAAAGGTTCTTTGGGAGAAGACTTGAAAACGTTGATGATGGCATTGATCATAGCCTCTTTCTTCATCCGTTTGTTTTCGCCTTTGGAGCTGCTTTTCTTCTTCCCCGGTTTATTACTTTTCTTTTCAGATTTATTCTTAGTCATATTTTCTTTTCCTATGTTTTACAAAGTAAACAATAAATTTTAAGAAGCTGTTTACATTTGTGATAAATAATATTCGGGAGATTTTATTCTCCGAAACAGTTGGCCCTTACTCCTTTAACCCCCGGTTTACAGCAAAACACACTGCCGCTTAAGGGGTATTCCCGGAGCTGTTCTTCGGACAAGCCTGCACGAGCCGTTGTTATATAAAGCGTATCCATTTTTTTCCCACCGAAAGCGCAGGAAGCGACATTCGGCGCCGGGACCTCTACTTTTGCCAGCAATTCTCCCGTATAGGGATTGTAGCAGTAAACGCCATAACCACCCCATTGGGCTACCCAAAGATGGTCGTCGCTATCGATCGCCATACCATCGGGCACTCCCGTTCCACCAGGCAAGGTAACGGCTATACCGTCGAACAGGATATCCCCGTTGTCGGCATCGTAGCGATAACGGGCTATTTTGCCGGTAGGTGTATCGTTGTAATACATGAATTTCTTGTTGGACGACCAGACGATCCCGTTTGAGATCGTGACCTTTTTCAATTTCGTAGTGACGGTTCCGGCAGGCGAAACAGTGTACAAAGTTCCGGCACCTTTAGGCGCACCGAATCCCATCGTTCCGACCCATAAATGTCCGGCCGGATCGCATTTACCGTCATTGCAGCGCACTTTACCGTTTTCGTCAGGTATCGGAGCAACGGAAGTGGTATGTCCGTCATGCAGGTTTACCCGTACAATTTCGTTTTGCAAGGCAATGATGACCGTGCTGTCTGTTTCGGGAACCACCGTCGATACCATACGGTCGAATTTCCAGGAACTGCATTCTTTTGTATCGGGATGATATTCGTATAATGTTTGCCCTTCAATATCCACCCAGAATAAGGTGTGACGTTCGGGGTGCCAGATAGAACCTTCTCCGGTAGTCGCTTCAGCCTGATAAGCTAACTCTGCTGGAATCATTTCGACCTTTGGTGAACAGGATGTCGTCATAATTGAAATTGATAATAAAATAAATGCATTAATAAGACAATGTTTCATGGTATAAAAAGACTGTTCTTGCCAGTTATGGATAAGTTTTATGCAAACATACTAAATAAATCCGATATTTCTTTTAAATTAGGCCCCGAATTTATATAATCGGCTCTGATTGCCATTAATGAACAGATTTTAAATAAATAGTAAAATGAAAGAGTTGAATGAAAAAACTGCCGGTAAAATGCTGCATCCGGAACGGGTCATCCAGTTCGGAGAAGGCAATTTCCTCCGGGCATTCGTGGATTGGATTATCCAGAAAATGAACGAGAATGTAAATTTTAACAGCAGTGTCGTGGTGGTCCAGCCCATCGACCGGGGAATGGTCGACATGTTGAACGCACAGGATTGCTTGTATCATGTCAATCTTCAAGGGTTGGACAAAGGTGAAAAAGTCAACAGCCTTACCCGGATCGATGTGATAAGCCGCGCATTGAATCCTTATGCGGACTTTTCCGCTTTTATGAAACTGGCAGAACAGCCGGAGATACGTTTCGTCATTTCAAATACGACGGAAGCAGGAATAACATTCGATCCGGCTTGCAAGTTGGAGGACGCGCCTGCCTCTTCCTATCCGGGCAAGCTGACGCAATTGCTTTATCACCGCTACAAGACATTTAACGGAGAAAAAGACAAAGGTTTGATTATCTTTCCGTGCGAGTTGATCTTCCTGAATGGGCATAAACTGAAAGAAACCATTTACCAGTACATCGATTTATGGCAATTAGGAGAAGATTTCAAAACCTGGTTTACGGAATGCTGCGGTGTATATGCGACACTGGTCGACCGTATTGTCCCAGGATTTCCACGTAAAGAGATCGATTCAATTAAAGAGGAACTGCAATATAACGACAATCTAGTCGTACAGGCGGAAATATTCCATTTATGGGTAATCGAAGCGCCCGAATCGGTCGCCAAAGAGTTCCCGGCAGACAAAGCAGGCTTGAATGTGCTGTTTGTTCCGAGCGAGGAACCTTACCACCAGCGGAAGGTAACCCTTTTGAACGGCCC from Parabacteroides merdae ATCC 43184 includes the following:
- a CDS encoding sugar-binding domain-containing protein — encoded protein: MRLSVFALVCLFLTACATREKGRERISFNKEWRFALTEKQANASAPDTDDSNWRVLNLPHDWSIEADFSLDNPATPGGGALPGGMGWYRKHFKLSESDKGKVIYIDFDGVYRNSRVWLNGHLLGFRPNGYVSFRYDLTPYLNYGKEENVLVVQADNSDQPNSRWYSGSGIYRNVWLVKTGQVHVDNWGTNITTPVMNADKSTVEIETTLKNEASDVTVEVSTLIQDKEGKTLYRISSPAEIAAGGKKIVTHTIEMFYPELWSVRNPYLYTAITEVRVGNKLTDRYRTTFGIRKFDWDEHTGFSLNGEPTKILGVCLHHDLGCLGSAVNPRALERQLQMMKDMGANAVRTSHNPPAPELLDICDRIGLLVQDEAFDMWRKRKSPYDYAQYFDEWHEKDLTDQVLRDRNHPSVFMWSIGNEVLEQWQHADADTLSLEAANLILNAGHPVDDKILSDTAMSVQGLIAHSLAAIVKRLDKTRPVTAANNEATPGNLIFRSNALDVLGFNYHEKNYEPFPQNFPGKTLIVSESTSALMTRGYYQMPSDSMYVWPNTWRERFDRPEHLCSAYDNCHVPWGSTHEVTWREVKRLPYVSGMFIWTGFDYLGEPTPYWWPSRSSFFGIVDLAGIPKDVYYMYQSEWTDTPVLHLFPHWNWKKGETVDVWAYYNRADEVELFLNGESLGVKSKPDDAFHVCWRVPFTPGTLKAVSRRDGKEVLTREIRTAGEPARIMLIPDRSALHADGTDLSFVTVEIQDKDGNLVPYADNLLRFTVEGDGFIAGTDNGDQNDPVSLKKPERHAFYGKAMAVIQNTGKAGTIRLKATAEGLPDAIVEIKVGE
- the porX gene encoding T9SS response regulator signal transducer PorX yields the protein MAAKKDRVLWADDEIDLLKPHILFLQDKGYEVIPVISGQDAIECCKEESFDIIFLDENMPGLTGLETLAQIKAINPDVPVVMVTKSEEESIMNQAIGNKIADYLIKPVNPNQLLLSIKKNVHKNVIISETTTVGYQQEFGRIGMQINDSLTTDDWMEVYKKLVYWEIELENSQVPMTDMLRMQKQEANNAFGKFVKKNYVDWIQHPEIRPLMSPDLFKKKVFPMLDNGDKVFFILIDNFRLDQWREVKDLLAEYYTFDESLYYSILPTATQYARNSIFSGLMPLQIEKMFPELWVDEDSEEGKNLNEAPLIQTQIERFRKKYTFSYHKVHDSQYNDKLLNIVPSLLHNQLNVVVLNFVDMLSHARTENKMIRELAQSEAAYRSLTRSWFQHSGTLELFKRIAGKGYKVIVTTDHGTIRVDNPEKVIGDKNTNTNLRYKVGKNLNYNPKDVFDIRFPDKAGLPSPNLSSKYIFAMNNDFFAYPNNYNYYVSYYKNTFQHGGISMEEMLIPFITMTVK
- the tsaE gene encoding tRNA (adenosine(37)-N6)-threonylcarbamoyltransferase complex ATPase subunit type 1 TsaE gives rise to the protein MRTIKIESLDTIRQAAKEFIAGMDDRTVFAFRGNMGAGKTTFIKAICEELGVEDVINSPTFAIINEYRSSETGELIYHFDFYRINKPSEAEDIGTEDYFYSGALCFIEWPEKIEDLLPGDVVEVAITENPDGSRTVEVK
- a CDS encoding immunity 17 family protein; translation: MEPTEYFILILFIALGIFSVIAAILNLDWYFQTSGAMTFVRWLGRKGARIFYALLGLGLIACGVAGLIFWN
- the rnr gene encoding ribonuclease R, with the protein product MTKNKSEKKSNKPGKKKSSSKGENKRMKKEAMINAIINVFKSSPKEPFNYRQISSMIGVTNQVQKLQVVDILYDLSSDNFISEIDRGRYRYNDWGTTAVGTFMRRQNGKNSFIPEDGGTPIFVAERNSAHALNGDKVKIQLHAKRKGADPEGEVIEILESQRRLITGKLQVTRGFAFLITEDKTLANDIFIPKDKLKGGKSGDKAIVRITEWPEEAKNPLGEVVDILGTAGDNDAEMNAILAEFDLPYKYPANVEKAAEKISDAIPEEEIAKREDFRGVTTFTIDPKDAKDFDDALSARKLDNGNWEVGVHIADVTYYVKPESLIDREAFSRATSVYLVDRTIPMLPERLCNQICSLRPNEEKLCFSVIFELNKNAEIQQSHITRTIIKSDRRFTYEEAQAVIETGEGEYKEEILALNGLAQKLRDRRFKDGAIAFDRYEVKFDIDENGKPLGTYIKESKEANKLIEEFMLLANRTVAEFIGKSKNKTKKTFVYRIHEQPDPEKLRDFSAFISRFGYKMRTEGTKTDISKGINKLLDSVQGKPEENLVETLAIRSMQKAHYTTDNIGHYGLAMDYYTHFTSPIRRYPDMMVHRLLERYLAGGRSVIKNKYEEYCKHCSEMEMVASNAERSSIKYKQVEFMKDKLGQVFDGVVSGVTEWGLYVELNDNKCEGLVPIRDLDDDYYEFDDKNYCLLGRRTKRIYRLGDAITVKVAQANLERKQLDFALV
- a CDS encoding SMP-30/gluconolactonase/LRE family protein: MTTSCSPKVEMIPAELAYQAEATTGEGSIWHPERHTLFWVDIEGQTLYEYHPDTKECSSWKFDRMVSTVVPETDSTVIIALQNEIVRVNLHDGHTTSVAPIPDENGKVRCNDGKCDPAGHLWVGTMGFGAPKGAGTLYTVSPAGTVTTKLKKVTISNGIVWSSNKKFMYYNDTPTGKIARYRYDADNGDILFDGIAVTLPGGTGVPDGMAIDSDDHLWVAQWGGYGVYCYNPYTGELLAKVEVPAPNVASCAFGGKKMDTLYITTARAGLSEEQLREYPLSGSVFCCKPGVKGVRANCFGE
- a CDS encoding tagaturonate reductase codes for the protein MKELNEKTAGKMLHPERVIQFGEGNFLRAFVDWIIQKMNENVNFNSSVVVVQPIDRGMVDMLNAQDCLYHVNLQGLDKGEKVNSLTRIDVISRALNPYADFSAFMKLAEQPEIRFVISNTTEAGITFDPACKLEDAPASSYPGKLTQLLYHRYKTFNGEKDKGLIIFPCELIFLNGHKLKETIYQYIDLWQLGEDFKTWFTECCGVYATLVDRIVPGFPRKEIDSIKEELQYNDNLVVQAEIFHLWVIEAPESVAKEFPADKAGLNVLFVPSEEPYHQRKVTLLNGPHTVLAPVSWLSGVNIVRDACQHEVLEKYIHKVMFEELLETLNLPKEELVKFGNDVMERFNNPFVDHSVVSIMLNSFPKYETRDLPGLKVYLERKGELPKGLVLGLAAIITYYKGYVRADGTKSEPNDSAEILQLLQNLWATGSTRQVAEGVLAATSIWGEDLNRIPGLTNMVKGFLDAIEEKGMLNVVKEIC